In a genomic window of Callithrix jacchus isolate 240 chromosome 22, calJac240_pri, whole genome shotgun sequence:
- the LOC128930433 gene encoding uncharacterized protein LOC128930433, producing MTARQSWEGGAGHRRPPPPKISPLPATRVPLPGRRRARPPLQLEWFRLGRASTAPSRPSRRHRKQAQPKQWPGTPRSRFQPEARPAPHKSGATRLRRDPTPLGGTHQEETFAAERSGENALAAPIRPRPSTTYHRRRPPWRLGRPAGSPGRSRQSGLDPRWPAGSGEPAQTPREPPPPPQRQSSALKRPSLRLPTAPSVGTAPLFDTVQSTVGAFVLPALDTKGSSSRAKSRTKS from the coding sequence ATGACAGCTCGACAGAGTTGGGAAGGTGGGGCGGGACATCGACGGCCCCCGCCCCCCAAGATTTCTCCCCTCCCGGCAACCCGAGTGCCCCTCCCCGGCAGGCGCCGGGCTCGCCCGCCCCTCCAGCTGGAATGGTTCCGCCTCGGCCGCGCCTCCACCGCTCCATCCCGCCCCTCCCGCCGCCACCGGAAACAGGCTCAGCCCAAACAATGGCCTGGAACACCCCGCTCTCGGTTCCAGCCGGAAGCCCGTCCAGCGCCCCACAAAAGCGGCGCGACGAGGCTACGGCGGGACCCAACGCCTCTGGGCGGCACGCACCAGGAAGAAACGTTCGCGGCGGAACGTTCAGGAGAAAACGCTCTAGCAGCTCCCATCCGACCCCGCCCCTCCACGACCTACCATAGACGCCGTCCTCCATGGCGGCTAGGAAGGCCCGCGGGGAGTCCGGGGCGGTCCCGCCAGTCGGGCCTGGATCCGCGTTGGCCCGCGGGCTCTGGTGAGCCCGCTCAAACGCCCCGGGAGCCACCGCCGCCTCCTCAGCGCCAGTCCTCAGCGCTGAAAAGACCCTCCCTTCGTCTTCCAACCGCCCCTTCAGTAGGGACCGCCCCTCTTTTTGACACCGTCCAATCCACAGTGGGCGCTTTCGTCCTCCCCGCCCTCGACACCAAAGGATCGTCCTCCAGGGCCAAGAGTCGCACAAAAAGCTGA